In one Marinomonas maritima genomic region, the following are encoded:
- a CDS encoding methyl-accepting chemotaxis protein, producing MRHNTPITAQEKTFEKSEKLISTTDLKGNIIHCNDAFVKISGFDKSELIGSPHNIVRHPDMPQEAFQIMWETIKQGKAWMGLVKNRCKNGDYYWVDAYVTPVLEVGKVVGYESVRTVPNREDVLRAEKIYRKIVSGKRVSPRAFLSWKIVLPVVSVVMAIAAGSVNILYAAGVLAVASLLANGLFWLNHATLQATLKKRLSAAFLHPLAGVTYSDAALDIATLDVGVKSLLSRMDAVLTRFEDESLKVSQQSKVGLELTIETTKGMVSQQHETQDVATAMQQMTTTINDVAQHVQMTADSAKSSFESAESGQKIVKETRNSIRQLSDTVSDISATVQELADHSEKIAQVAQMIDQIAEQTNLLALNAAIEAARAGEYGRGFAVVADEVRQLAQRTQGSTQDIHNIIGTLRSGSQNSVTIANQGKQDAEKGLDKIVELENAFVNIVGAVSNISDMAMQMSAAVEEQAHVAEDINRQVVRISDLSVESSEKSNLSSDSIRALQNVADDMHELVVRFK from the coding sequence ATGCGTCACAACACACCAATTACCGCTCAAGAAAAAACCTTCGAAAAAAGCGAAAAATTAATTTCAACCACCGATCTAAAAGGCAATATTATTCATTGTAATGATGCCTTTGTGAAAATTAGTGGCTTTGATAAAAGTGAATTAATCGGCAGCCCTCATAATATTGTTCGACATCCAGACATGCCTCAAGAAGCCTTCCAAATTATGTGGGAGACGATAAAGCAAGGTAAAGCCTGGATGGGATTGGTTAAGAATCGCTGTAAGAACGGTGATTATTATTGGGTAGATGCCTATGTGACCCCCGTTCTAGAAGTAGGAAAAGTGGTCGGCTATGAATCGGTTCGAACCGTTCCAAATCGAGAAGATGTGCTGCGGGCTGAAAAAATATATCGGAAAATTGTGAGTGGGAAGAGGGTGTCCCCCCGTGCTTTTCTATCGTGGAAAATTGTATTGCCTGTGGTAAGTGTTGTCATGGCCATCGCAGCGGGTAGCGTCAATATACTTTACGCTGCTGGGGTGCTGGCAGTGGCAAGTTTATTGGCAAATGGTTTGTTTTGGCTAAATCATGCAACGCTGCAAGCGACATTAAAAAAGCGCCTATCGGCGGCTTTTTTGCACCCATTAGCAGGAGTAACCTATTCAGATGCTGCTTTGGATATTGCCACTTTAGATGTTGGTGTGAAAAGTCTTTTGTCGAGAATGGATGCGGTATTAACTCGATTTGAAGATGAATCTTTGAAGGTATCTCAGCAATCTAAGGTAGGTCTGGAACTTACTATTGAGACAACAAAAGGCATGGTGAGCCAGCAGCACGAGACTCAAGATGTTGCCACTGCGATGCAGCAAATGACCACAACAATTAATGACGTTGCTCAGCATGTACAGATGACGGCAGACAGCGCTAAATCCTCTTTTGAGTCTGCTGAGAGCGGTCAAAAAATAGTCAAAGAAACACGCAATTCAATACGCCAGTTAAGCGACACTGTGAGCGATATTAGCGCTACCGTTCAGGAATTAGCGGACCACTCTGAAAAAATAGCTCAAGTTGCGCAAATGATCGATCAAATTGCAGAGCAGACTAATCTTTTGGCATTAAATGCCGCAATAGAAGCCGCGCGCGCGGGTGAGTACGGACGCGGTTTTGCGGTTGTTGCGGATGAAGTTCGTCAACTGGCTCAAAGGACGCAGGGGTCTACGCAGGATATCCATAATATTATAGGGACGTTGCGAAGCGGTTCTCAAAATTCTGTGACGATTGCCAACCAAGGTAAACAAGATGCTGAAAAAGGCTTAGATAAAATCGTTGAATTGGAAAATGCGTTTGTTAACATCGTCGGTGCGGTGTCGAATATCTCTGATATGGCGATGCAAATGTCAGCCGCAGTAGAAGAACAGGCTCATGTTGCTGAAGATATTAATCGACAAGTGGTGCGTATTTCAGATTTGTCAGTAGAGAGCTCAGAAAAATCTAACTTATCGAGCGATAGCATCCGAGCGCTGCAGAATGTCGCGGATGATATGCACGAGCTAGTGGTGCGATTTAAATAA
- the yaaA gene encoding peroxide stress protein YaaA, translating to MKFLISPAKTLDLTSKPNNESFSLPELLDDSQQLINTIKPCTPADIASLMKLSDKLATLNVSRYQEWQNTHTQLNSRPAIYTFMGDVYTGLDAYSLNESDINYAQKSLRILSGLYGLLKPLDLMQAYRLEMGTRLKNDRGSNLYQFWGDIIVDKINESLLEDELLVNLASNEYFKAVNKKKLTSTLISPNFLDEKNGQFKVISFYAKKARGLMARYLIENRCETLDEIKAFNLAGYRYDPQQSTKDNPVFIRPESAQPKK from the coding sequence ATGAAGTTTTTAATCTCACCAGCTAAGACACTGGACCTAACATCAAAGCCTAACAATGAGTCATTCAGCTTACCAGAGCTGCTGGATGACTCTCAGCAACTCATTAATACAATTAAACCTTGTACACCGGCCGATATCGCCTCATTAATGAAGTTAAGCGATAAACTTGCCACACTTAATGTATCTCGCTATCAAGAATGGCAAAACACACACACACAGCTCAATAGTCGGCCAGCGATTTATACCTTTATGGGTGATGTTTATACCGGATTAGACGCTTATTCGTTAAATGAAAGCGATATCAATTATGCCCAAAAGTCCCTACGCATTTTAAGTGGTTTATATGGCTTACTAAAGCCGCTTGACCTGATGCAAGCCTACCGACTTGAAATGGGGACAAGGCTGAAAAACGACAGAGGAAGTAATCTCTATCAGTTTTGGGGGGACATCATTGTTGATAAAATCAATGAATCACTGCTAGAAGACGAGCTATTGGTCAATTTGGCGTCTAATGAGTATTTCAAAGCGGTTAACAAGAAAAAGCTAACCTCGACGCTCATCAGCCCAAATTTTCTCGACGAAAAAAACGGTCAATTCAAAGTGATTAGCTTCTATGCAAAAAAAGCTCGCGGCTTAATGGCTCGATACCTTATAGAAAACCGTTGCGAGACGTTAGACGAAATTAAAGCGTTCAATCTAGCAGGCTATCGCTATGATCCTCAGCAATCGACAAAAGACAACCCTGTGTTTATTCGCCCTGAAAGCGCCCAGCCAAAAAAATAA
- the prmC gene encoding peptide chain release factor N(5)-glutamine methyltransferase, with product MRIDELLKGASERLTFVSDTAQLDVRLLLAHVLAVSTSYFYTWPEKVVGEADLERFNLLLARRVLGEPIAYLLGHQAFWSLDIEVSPCTLIPRADTERLVEVALSRLDVSKAHRILDLGTGTGAIALALAAERPRANVIGVDLVEGAVALAKRNALRNQLCNVTFMHSSWFDALKGTEKFDLIVSNPPYIDPNDEHLSKGDVRFEPKSALVAENHGLADIEHIISVAHGFMASNAYLMFEHGYDQAEAIRERFNLTGYSFVESFQDLGGNDRVTIGQWID from the coding sequence ATGCGAATTGATGAACTATTAAAAGGCGCTTCCGAGCGCCTTACTTTTGTCTCTGATACGGCTCAGCTAGATGTCCGGCTTTTACTTGCGCATGTTTTAGCCGTATCGACGTCTTACTTTTATACTTGGCCTGAAAAGGTAGTTGGTGAGGCTGATCTTGAGCGATTCAATTTACTGTTGGCTCGTCGAGTGCTTGGTGAACCCATTGCTTATTTATTGGGGCATCAAGCATTTTGGAGCTTGGATATTGAAGTCTCACCTTGTACCTTAATTCCACGAGCTGATACGGAGCGACTTGTGGAAGTTGCTTTGTCTAGACTTGATGTTAGTAAAGCGCATCGCATTTTAGATCTTGGCACTGGAACAGGCGCCATTGCGCTGGCACTTGCGGCAGAGCGGCCTCGTGCGAATGTAATTGGAGTGGATCTTGTTGAGGGGGCGGTAGCGTTGGCTAAGCGCAATGCTTTACGAAATCAACTTTGTAATGTGACGTTTATGCACAGTAGTTGGTTTGATGCGTTAAAAGGTACTGAAAAGTTCGATTTAATTGTCTCTAATCCACCCTATATTGACCCTAATGATGAGCATTTGTCGAAAGGGGATGTGCGCTTTGAGCCTAAAAGTGCGTTGGTGGCAGAGAATCATGGCTTGGCAGACATTGAGCATATCATCAGTGTGGCGCATGGTTTTATGGCGTCAAACGCGTATTTGATGTTCGAACATGGTTATGATCAAGCGGAAGCGATTCGAGAGCGATTTAATTTGACGGGTTATTCTTTTGTTGAAAGTTTTCAAGACCTGGGTGGCAACGATCGTGTAACAATTGGGCAGTGGATTGACTAA
- the prfA gene encoding peptide chain release factor 1, translated as MKESIKLKLESLSDRYDELAVLLSVAEVIMNQDLFRSYSKEYAELEPVVKCFNEFQQIDENIAESELMMTDSDPDIKEMGVEEYKAGQAQKEALQLVLQKLLLPKDPNDSRNVFLEVRAGTGGDEASIFSGDLFRMYSRYAETQRWKVEIVSASDGEHGGYKEVIARVVGEGAYSKLKFESGVHRVQRVPATESQGRIHTSACTVAVMPEMDEVDDIIINKGDLRIDTFRASGAGGQHVNKTDSAIRLTHIPTGVVVECQEERSQHKNRAKAMSLLASRLLAAEQDKAASEQSEARKSLVGSGDRSERIRTYNYPQGRVTDHRINLTLYKLDEIVTGELDVLINPLVNEFQAEQLAALSGDN; from the coding sequence ATGAAAGAATCCATAAAGTTAAAGTTAGAAAGTTTGTCTGATCGCTATGATGAATTGGCTGTACTGTTAAGTGTTGCTGAAGTCATTATGAATCAGGATCTGTTTCGTTCTTATTCAAAAGAGTACGCCGAACTAGAGCCAGTGGTTAAGTGTTTTAATGAGTTTCAGCAAATTGACGAAAATATTGCTGAATCTGAACTCATGATGACGGACTCAGATCCCGATATTAAAGAAATGGGTGTTGAAGAGTACAAAGCAGGACAAGCGCAGAAAGAAGCGCTTCAGCTTGTGTTGCAAAAGTTACTTTTACCCAAAGACCCTAACGATTCGAGAAACGTGTTTTTAGAAGTTCGAGCGGGTACTGGTGGTGATGAAGCATCTATTTTCTCTGGCGACTTATTCCGCATGTATTCACGTTATGCAGAGACTCAGCGCTGGAAAGTTGAAATTGTCAGCGCAAGTGATGGTGAACATGGTGGTTACAAAGAAGTCATTGCGCGAGTAGTAGGTGAAGGTGCTTATTCTAAATTGAAGTTTGAATCTGGAGTGCATCGAGTGCAACGAGTGCCCGCTACGGAATCTCAAGGACGTATTCATACCTCGGCTTGTACTGTTGCCGTAATGCCAGAAATGGATGAAGTAGACGACATTATTATCAATAAAGGGGATTTACGTATTGATACTTTCCGAGCGTCAGGCGCGGGTGGTCAGCACGTAAACAAAACAGATTCAGCAATTCGTCTTACTCACATTCCAACGGGTGTGGTGGTTGAGTGTCAGGAAGAGCGTTCTCAGCATAAGAACCGTGCTAAAGCTATGTCTTTATTGGCGTCGCGCTTGTTAGCCGCCGAGCAAGATAAAGCCGCAAGCGAACAATCCGAAGCACGTAAGTCTTTGGTTGGTAGTGGTGACCGCTCAGAACGTATTCGTACCTATAATTATCCACAAGGTCGTGTTACGGATCACCGTATTAATTTAACCTTGTATAAATTAGACGAAATTGTAACAGGTGAATTGGATGTATTGATTAATCCGTTAGTGAATGAGTTCCAGGCTGAACAGCTTGCAGCGCTTAGCGGCGACAATTAA
- the hemA gene encoding glutamyl-tRNA reductase has protein sequence MPLITVGVNHKTAPVSIRERVAFAPEKMIDALSSLISEKKANEAVIVSTCNRTELYCSVEDFNRVDDVIAWLGQYHGIALSELKQYCYTYSNDDSVRHIMRVASGLDSLILGEPQILGQVKSAYAVSQEGSCIGPELDSLFQRAFSVAKRVRTDTAIGENPVSIAFAAVSLAQRIFADIRNSTALLIGAGQTIELVARHLKENGIKRIIVANRTLARAEALANELNAEAIMLGEIGDYLSQADIVISSTASQLPIIGKGMVERATSQRRHSPMLLIDIAVPRDIEPEVEEVNDAYLYTVDDLHSVIEENVRARQDAAKAAEEMIEEGVSSYRRVVESRKVSDIIVTFRKSAELIKNAELEKALKGLERGQSPEQVLNKLAHGLMNKLIHSPTRYLRDAGADADQNALTIASNVLGIYEEKDN, from the coding sequence ATGCCGCTAATTACTGTAGGTGTAAATCACAAAACTGCGCCGGTTTCGATCCGTGAGCGTGTGGCGTTTGCCCCTGAAAAAATGATAGATGCCTTGTCTTCTCTTATATCTGAGAAAAAAGCCAATGAAGCTGTCATAGTGTCCACCTGTAATCGAACTGAATTGTATTGTTCAGTTGAAGATTTCAATAGGGTGGACGACGTTATTGCGTGGCTTGGGCAATATCACGGTATCGCTCTGTCGGAATTAAAGCAATATTGCTACACGTACTCTAACGATGATAGTGTGCGTCACATTATGCGAGTGGCTTCTGGATTAGATTCTTTAATTTTAGGCGAGCCTCAAATCCTCGGGCAGGTAAAGTCAGCCTACGCGGTTTCGCAAGAAGGGTCTTGCATTGGTCCTGAATTAGATTCCTTATTTCAGCGTGCTTTTTCTGTCGCTAAACGTGTCCGTACCGATACGGCCATCGGTGAAAACCCGGTGTCGATCGCGTTTGCTGCCGTGAGTCTGGCACAACGTATTTTTGCCGATATTAGAAATAGCACCGCGTTGCTTATTGGTGCAGGACAGACGATTGAATTGGTGGCTAGACACCTTAAAGAAAATGGAATTAAACGAATTATAGTCGCCAACCGAACTTTGGCTCGAGCCGAAGCATTGGCAAATGAGCTAAATGCGGAAGCCATTATGTTAGGCGAAATAGGCGACTACTTATCGCAAGCAGATATTGTCATTTCGTCTACGGCCAGCCAATTACCGATTATAGGGAAGGGCATGGTTGAGCGTGCTACGTCGCAGCGCCGGCATTCTCCCATGTTATTGATTGATATTGCTGTGCCTCGCGATATAGAGCCGGAAGTCGAAGAAGTAAACGATGCATACCTTTATACCGTAGATGATCTTCATTCAGTGATTGAAGAAAATGTCCGCGCAAGGCAAGATGCTGCGAAAGCGGCAGAGGAAATGATCGAAGAAGGGGTTAGTTCTTATCGACGGGTAGTCGAATCAAGAAAAGTCTCAGACATTATCGTTACGTTCAGAAAATCTGCTGAGCTTATTAAAAATGCAGAACTGGAAAAAGCACTTAAAGGACTTGAGAGAGGGCAGTCTCCGGAGCAGGTGCTCAATAAGCTGGCTCATGGCTTAATGAATAAACTCATTCACTCGCCGACGCGTTATTTGCGTGATGCTGGTGCAGATGCAGATCAAAATGCATTAACCATTGCCTCAAATGTATTAGGCATTTATGAAGAAAAAGATAACTAA
- a CDS encoding tetratricopeptide repeat protein produces the protein MSSVLDLIHKNHIRKPQTKKFLVLLTILWGALLLSACTYNTTRPDIAPLSKETPLEQKVSHSNIAELLNAEFTLQREGPNKAFDSFYKLASQSENLALIERLTHIAVVSQNRLYIEKSTNLWLSVDPTSEQAYSLKLQVLVKGDRPDEVTTLLTSAIRHKTSLRFLPLYLEEVVRDSDQVNTIEEAIAALSPESKRDQYVQLSHAHLLLLSGKYQSAINASKQLLAQPNTEKSEALYLILAFSQKNLDRFEDAIKTLQTASQRAPKNVRLLTPLIDFLVENKQSERAATVFQSTNLETPEKLQIGINFMRTLLEHEQPTLALETANLLPKKQLGLSDQIQYLTAIALAQLGKKTEAIKTMDTVDGALRANATSQMALWLYDAGKESDVNDMILNRTLRENMPEQVSAISRLHEEKGNIDLSYELLNHALIALPESDVLRYRKALLAETLGNWTVTEIELKILLEKDPDNPQYLNALGYTLLTRTARIDEAMNYIESAYEKADNDPAVIDSLGWGFFMKGELEKSSYYLKKAWSILPDAEIAAHYGESLWQQRHYKEAIDIWKAALKTSPGTPLLLETIKRLSPSLMDELEQDKP, from the coding sequence ATGTCGTCTGTTTTAGACCTCATACACAAAAACCACATAAGAAAGCCTCAGACAAAAAAGTTTTTGGTGCTGCTTACCATTCTTTGGGGGGCATTATTATTAAGCGCCTGCACCTATAACACGACTCGACCCGATATCGCACCATTGAGCAAAGAAACACCTCTCGAGCAGAAAGTGTCTCATAGCAACATTGCAGAGCTTCTCAACGCCGAATTTACGCTACAAAGAGAAGGTCCAAATAAAGCATTTGACTCGTTTTATAAGCTAGCTAGCCAATCCGAAAATCTTGCACTGATAGAGCGACTCACACACATTGCAGTCGTTTCACAAAACCGCCTTTACATAGAAAAAAGTACGAATTTATGGTTGTCCGTTGACCCAACGTCGGAGCAAGCTTACTCACTTAAACTGCAAGTCCTCGTCAAAGGGGATCGTCCGGACGAAGTGACAACGCTGCTGACCAGCGCAATTCGACACAAGACGTCGCTACGCTTTTTGCCGCTTTATCTTGAAGAAGTTGTCCGTGACAGCGATCAAGTTAATACCATAGAAGAAGCGATAGCAGCACTATCTCCTGAATCAAAACGCGATCAATACGTGCAGCTGAGCCATGCGCACCTTTTATTGCTTTCAGGAAAGTATCAGTCCGCAATTAATGCATCCAAGCAACTTCTAGCTCAGCCTAACACCGAAAAAAGCGAAGCTCTTTACCTCATTTTGGCTTTTAGTCAAAAAAACCTTGATCGATTCGAAGATGCCATAAAAACATTACAGACAGCGTCCCAGCGCGCCCCAAAAAACGTACGATTACTAACGCCTTTGATTGACTTTCTTGTCGAAAATAAGCAATCCGAACGCGCAGCAACGGTATTTCAAAGTACGAACTTAGAAACACCTGAAAAACTTCAAATCGGCATCAATTTCATGCGTACCTTGCTAGAGCACGAACAACCAACACTGGCACTTGAGACTGCTAACCTCCTGCCCAAAAAACAACTGGGCTTATCAGATCAAATTCAATATTTGACCGCCATTGCGCTTGCTCAACTAGGCAAAAAAACAGAAGCCATCAAAACAATGGATACGGTGGACGGTGCTTTACGCGCTAATGCCACCAGCCAAATGGCATTATGGCTTTATGACGCAGGCAAAGAGAGCGACGTCAACGACATGATTCTCAACCGTACTCTACGGGAAAATATGCCGGAGCAGGTCTCTGCTATCAGCCGACTTCATGAGGAAAAAGGGAATATCGATTTATCCTATGAATTACTAAACCACGCCTTAATCGCGTTACCGGAGTCCGACGTTTTGCGCTATCGAAAAGCGTTACTCGCTGAAACGCTAGGAAACTGGACGGTAACGGAAATTGAACTCAAAATACTACTCGAAAAAGATCCAGATAACCCACAGTACCTCAATGCACTTGGCTACACACTGCTCACCCGAACTGCCCGTATTGATGAAGCAATGAACTACATAGAATCCGCCTACGAGAAAGCAGACAATGACCCAGCTGTTATTGATAGTTTAGGATGGGGGTTCTTTATGAAAGGAGAGTTAGAGAAGTCTTCTTATTATTTAAAAAAAGCCTGGTCAATTCTACCCGATGCTGAGATTGCGGCCCATTACGGCGAGTCTCTCTGGCAACAACGCCACTACAAAGAAGCAATAGATATATGGAAAGCGGCCTTAAAAACATCGCCAGGTACGCCATTATTACTTGAAACTATAAAACGACTTTCACCGTCGCTGATGGATGAACTAGAACAGGATAAACCATGA
- the lolB gene encoding lipoprotein insertase outer membrane protein LolB: MMNYRILCLLTLTALISACSTQPTGPITPPPTSVGAISKWETSGRVGIRTPKDAVSGNFNWQKDPTTFALNIVGPFGQGATKLDKSQDGVVTLAYDDTVITGNDPATLLQQELGWEFPVEQVSYWIRGLADPHSAARITHDTDSKLPRKIEQDGWLVTYNSFTTVNGLSLPQKMQVSNPPFKVNLIINQWTIQ, translated from the coding sequence ATGATGAACTACCGTATCCTCTGCCTACTTACTTTGACCGCACTTATCAGTGCCTGTAGTACGCAACCAACAGGGCCAATCACACCACCACCCACCAGTGTTGGCGCCATTTCAAAATGGGAAACATCTGGTCGAGTTGGCATTCGCACACCAAAAGACGCAGTTTCTGGCAATTTTAACTGGCAAAAAGATCCAACGACCTTCGCTCTTAATATTGTTGGCCCTTTTGGTCAAGGCGCAACCAAGCTAGATAAATCTCAAGATGGCGTTGTCACATTGGCTTATGATGACACCGTGATAACCGGCAACGACCCAGCCACACTGCTGCAACAAGAGCTTGGTTGGGAATTCCCAGTAGAACAGGTTTCTTATTGGATAAGAGGCTTGGCGGACCCGCACTCAGCCGCACGAATCACCCACGACACAGACAGCAAACTGCCAAGAAAAATAGAACAAGATGGCTGGCTGGTGACTTACAACAGCTTTACAACAGTAAATGGCCTATCCTTGCCTCAAAAAATGCAAGTATCTAACCCCCCTTTTAAAGTAAACTTGATTATCAACCAATGGACCATTCAGTAA
- the ispE gene encoding 4-(cytidine 5'-diphospho)-2-C-methyl-D-erythritol kinase, whose protein sequence is MDHSVTSMQLPSPAKLNLFLHITGRREDGYHELQTLFQFIDLCDTLDFSLTRDNNITISPAIEQLPTEENLIYKAAKLLIPFKQNPHAGIDIILKKQLPMGGGIGGGSSNAATTLLALNTLWECHLSLEKLAKLGVQLGADVPVFVMGFAAFAEGVGEKLQKVTLDTPYFLLLKPNCHVSTGQIFTDKYLTRDTPPIRISHALKLGGHNDCLDVVRKHNPEVNEAYLWLKNHGDAKLTGTGACLFLAFDNVRDAERVRLSTPKKWQSWVCHGCNTSPTHDALNQWIKQNKDKCPK, encoded by the coding sequence ATGGACCATTCAGTAACCAGCATGCAACTACCTTCTCCTGCAAAATTAAATTTATTTTTACACATCACCGGCCGACGAGAAGACGGTTACCACGAACTGCAAACACTGTTTCAATTTATCGATTTATGCGACACGCTTGATTTCTCGCTTACTAGAGATAACAACATCACTATCTCACCTGCTATTGAGCAACTTCCAACAGAAGAAAACCTCATTTATAAAGCGGCAAAATTACTTATTCCCTTTAAGCAAAACCCCCACGCCGGCATAGATATTATCCTAAAAAAACAACTACCTATGGGTGGAGGAATCGGCGGAGGAAGTTCCAATGCCGCCACGACTTTGTTGGCTCTAAACACCCTATGGGAATGTCATCTTTCTTTAGAAAAACTGGCTAAACTGGGAGTCCAATTAGGCGCGGATGTTCCCGTTTTTGTCATGGGTTTTGCAGCCTTTGCGGAAGGTGTTGGAGAGAAGCTTCAAAAAGTCACATTAGATACACCGTATTTTTTACTCCTTAAGCCCAATTGTCACGTCTCAACGGGTCAAATCTTTACCGATAAATATTTGACAAGAGACACCCCTCCGATCAGAATATCGCACGCCTTGAAGCTGGGTGGCCATAACGACTGTTTAGATGTGGTTAGAAAGCACAATCCTGAAGTGAATGAAGCGTATTTATGGCTTAAAAACCATGGCGATGCAAAGTTAACTGGGACGGGGGCTTGTCTATTTTTAGCATTCGATAATGTGCGTGACGCTGAGCGAGTAAGATTGTCTACACCAAAAAAATGGCAGAGTTGGGTTTGTCATGGGTGTAACACATCACCAACTCACGACGCACTAAACCAGTGGATTAAGCAAAATAAGGATAAGTGTCCCAAATAA
- a CDS encoding ribose-phosphate diphosphokinase, with amino-acid sequence MSKLMVFTGNANPELARRVVRRLGLPIGNATVGKFSDGEITVEINENVRGKDVFIIQSTCAPTNDNLMELIVMADALRRASATRVTAVIPYFGYARQDRRVRSARVPITAKVVADMISAVGINRVLTVDLHADQIQGFFDIPVDNVYATPLLLEDLQRQGHKNITIVSPDVGGVVRARAFAKLLDDADLAIIDKRRPRANEAQIMHLIGDVAGKTCVLVDDMCDTGGTLCAAAKALKDHGAEKVIAYCTHPVLSGKAIENITNSVLDELVVTDTIPLTQEALNCPQIRQLSMSDIMAEAVRRVCNEESISAMFGA; translated from the coding sequence GTGTCCAAGTTGATGGTTTTTACCGGTAATGCAAACCCTGAACTCGCTCGCAGGGTGGTACGCCGCCTAGGGCTACCTATCGGAAACGCAACCGTAGGTAAGTTTAGTGACGGAGAAATTACGGTCGAGATCAATGAGAATGTCCGTGGAAAAGACGTTTTTATTATCCAATCCACCTGCGCCCCTACTAATGACAATCTAATGGAACTGATCGTCATGGCAGACGCTCTACGTCGAGCATCTGCCACACGAGTGACGGCTGTTATTCCCTATTTTGGTTATGCCCGACAAGATCGTCGTGTACGCTCAGCCCGCGTACCTATTACAGCGAAAGTGGTGGCCGATATGATTTCGGCTGTTGGCATCAACCGTGTATTAACCGTTGATCTTCATGCAGACCAAATCCAAGGGTTCTTCGATATCCCTGTTGATAACGTCTACGCAACACCTCTACTACTTGAAGATTTACAACGCCAAGGTCATAAGAACATAACCATTGTCTCTCCAGATGTAGGTGGTGTTGTTCGAGCACGCGCCTTCGCAAAACTACTTGATGACGCAGACCTAGCTATTATAGACAAACGTCGTCCTCGCGCTAACGAAGCTCAAATCATGCATTTGATTGGTGATGTCGCTGGAAAAACATGCGTCCTAGTGGATGACATGTGCGACACTGGCGGCACCTTGTGTGCCGCTGCAAAAGCCCTAAAAGATCACGGTGCTGAAAAAGTAATCGCCTACTGCACTCATCCAGTGCTATCAGGCAAAGCCATTGAGAACATTACAAATTCCGTGCTTGATGAGTTGGTCGTGACTGATACCATCCCATTGACACAAGAGGCGCTTAATTGCCCTCAAATACGCCAATTGTCGATGTCTGACATTATGGCGGAGGCTGTTCGTCGTGTATGCAACGAAGAGTCTATCAGTGCCATGTTTGGGGCCTAA
- a CDS encoding 50S ribosomal protein L25/general stress protein Ctc has product MSLSINAVARNEEGKGASRRLRNTGLVPAVIYGGETAPQSVSFKDNEILKSVSTPGFLTGLVEVSVDGKAEKVLVKALQRHPATGLVMHMDLQRVQEDKPITTRVPLSFINAAQSEGVKGQGGRLTVESKLAEVRCLPANLPEVLIVDAINGQLDQIYHLSDVILPEGVELISLLKGEDHNQPIGRIGKAKR; this is encoded by the coding sequence ATGTCATTATCTATTAATGCCGTAGCACGTAATGAAGAAGGCAAGGGTGCGAGCCGCCGCCTTCGTAACACTGGTCTAGTACCAGCGGTTATCTATGGTGGTGAAACTGCACCACAATCTGTTTCTTTTAAAGACAACGAGATTCTTAAATCTGTTTCTACTCCAGGTTTCTTGACTGGTCTAGTTGAAGTATCTGTAGACGGTAAAGCAGAGAAAGTACTTGTAAAAGCGCTACAACGTCACCCAGCAACAGGCCTTGTTATGCACATGGACCTTCAGCGCGTTCAAGAAGACAAGCCAATCACTACTCGCGTTCCTTTAAGCTTCATCAACGCGGCTCAAAGTGAAGGCGTTAAAGGCCAAGGTGGTCGCTTGACAGTTGAATCTAAACTGGCTGAAGTTCGTTGCCTACCAGCTAACCTACCTGAAGTATTGATAGTAGACGCGATCAATGGTCAACTTGATCAAATTTACCACCTATCTGATGTTATTCTTCCAGAAGGCGTTGAATTGATTTCTTTGTTGAAAGGCGAAGATCACAACCAACCTATCGGTCGTATCGGCAAAGCTAAACGTTAA